The stretch of DNA TGAAGTGGTATCGCCACCAATTAAGTCTACACCATAGGCTTCGCAGGCCAAGTGAATTCCTTTGTAAATTTCATTCACAGACTCTACTGAAAAACGATTGGAAACAGCAATAGAAACTGTAATTTGAGTAGGTCGAGCATTCATGGCGTAAATGTCTGATAAATTAACGACCACGGCTTTATATCCTAGATGTTTGAGGGGCGTATAAATTAAATCAAAATGAATGTTCTCGACCAACAAGTCCGTAGAAACAACCGTTTTCTGATTGCCATGATCAATGATGGCAGCATCATCGCCAACTCCTTTTAGGGATGATTTATTTTTTAGTTTGACATCTTTGGTCAAGAATTCTATAAGTCCAAATTCTCCTAAATCACTAAGTTCTGTTCTCGCCATTTTTATTATAATATAAAGTAATTTTAATAGTTGGTTATATCCTAACAAGATTTATCTTGCATGGTTTAGAATGAAAGGATTACTTGCTTTTTCTGCTCCAACGGTTGTCGGATTCCCATGCCCCGAATACACAATTGTAGAATCAGGCAAGGTTAGAAAATGATCAAATATGCTTTGCATTAAGGTGTTCATATCTCCACCAGGCAAATCTGTTCGCCCAATGCTCCCCTGAAACAATACATCGCCACCAATAATAAAATTATCGTTGGAGCAATAAAAAGAAACAGAAGCTGGCGAATGCCCAGGAGTGAATAAAACGCTTAGTTCTGTATTTCCAAATTGAATAAGATCTCCTGCTTGAATAAATTTATTGGGATCTGGATCTGGTGATTGTTGTACATTGGGAATTCCATACATTTGACAAACAACAGGAACCGATTCTAATACGGGAAGTTCGCCCTCATGAATTTCTAACGGAAGTTGATAGGTTTCTGCTACATAGCGATTGCCAAATACATGATCTAAATGGCAATGTGTATTGATTAACCGAACAGGGGTAAGTTCATGCTCTGTTATAAAGTTACTCAATGTTTTTCGCTCTTCTGCGGTATAACATCCTGGATCTATGATAATACACTCTTTGGTTTCATCATAAATGATATAAGTGTTTTCTGAAAACGGGCTAAAAGTGAAAAAATGAACTTGTGCCATATTAAAATACTATTTTAAGCTAAAAAACTGGAACTGGTTTTATTTTTGCGGCTAGACAGACAAACAAGCATAATTCGCAATTTTTTGCAAAAAGCTTAAGCGTATTTTAACCACAGACTGCAAAAATACGTTATTATTAATACAATACATCAATCAGTATAGAAAATCATCAAGTTTCTTAAATTCAATAGAATTAGTCAGATTTGATTCTTGCTATAAATATGGTTTTATTTTTAATGAGTGATTGCTTATTATTGCTTAATTTTAGTTGCTTTTAAAAAAGGCAGTCAACTTAGAACAAACCCATCTAACTTTACTTACTTAAGATAGAAAAAAGCAAGAAGAGAAGGTAGAATACTATTATTATCTTGTAGTCTACCGCTACATACTATTTATTTTGTTGCAATTGTAGCACAAAACGCTATTGCCAACAAAAACAAAACTTATATATTCGTAGAACTATGATTCATCAAAAAAATAGCACGATCATATTATCTCTGTTTACCCTCTTTTGGGCAATTGGTTTGATGCCTTCGGCAAAGGGGCAAGTTGTTAGCATGGAGTATGGTCAAAACAGAATTCAATATGAGCAAAAGAAGTGGTTTAGATATGAATCTACGAATTTTTATTTGTCTTATGCTGAAGAAGATGAACCACTGGCTCGTTATCTTTTACCTGTTGTTGAGTTGGACTACCTCGAACTTGCTCGAATGTTTGAGCATCAATTAAAAAAACGCATTGAGGTAATTATTTACAGTGACTATAGCGATTATTTGCAAAGCAATATCGGAATGCAAAGACATTCCGTTAATCGAGGAGGTATTACTCAATTGGTCACTCCAAAGATTGAGGTTTATTTTGACGGAAATCATGCCAATCTACGAAAACAGCTTAGAAAAGGTTTGGCAGAAGTATTATTGGGCAAAATTCTGGTTGGAACCAATCTTCAAGAAATGGTTCAGAACTCGGTGTTGATGAATCTTCCTCAATGGTTTGTAAAGGGAGCGATTGCTCATGCTACCGAGGATTGGAATACAGAAATGGACGATCGACTCAGGGATATTTTGTTGAGTGGGAAGTATGAAAACTTTGTAGAATTAGCCAAACATGAGCCTCTATTGGCAGGACAATCACTTTTTCATTTTGTCTCTCAAGAACACAGCACATCTACGGTATCCAATTTATTGTATTTAACTCGGATTAACAGAAGTGTGGAGAATGGCTTTTTGTATGTTTTTGGCAAGACCTATTACCAAGTAGTTGGCTCTGATTGGTTTAATTATTATAGTGATCGTTATAATAAGGATAATA from Aureispira anguillae encodes:
- a CDS encoding MBL fold metallo-hydrolase; this encodes MAQVHFFTFSPFSENTYIIYDETKECIIIDPGCYTAEERKTLSNFITEHELTPVRLINTHCHLDHVFGNRYVAETYQLPLEIHEGELPVLESVPVVCQMYGIPNVQQSPDPDPNKFIQAGDLIQFGNTELSVLFTPGHSPASVSFYCSNDNFIIGGDVLFQGSIGRTDLPGGDMNTLMQSIFDHFLTLPDSTIVYSGHGNPTTVGAEKASNPFILNHAR